The genomic stretch CCTTGGTACATTCCAGCACCCCTCAGAGGGCTGTGCTTTATGGAGCATACACCGGGAGAAGCTGCTATTATAGAAAGGGAGAAAGGGGATAGAGCAGAGGGAAGCGGGGCTGCAGGGATGTTATTTTTAGAAATGTGATTGATATTCGGCTCGTACTGTATGTTCTTTCTCTGTAATTGTGATGCTATTTCAGGGCCTTGTCCAGTAAAATTATACACATGTATGTGTTAAGGATGGGTTGCCTGTCCATCTTGTGTCTATCTGTACATTGTTACCTCTCCATTCCCCTCCATCTGTTCACCCCAAGTCTCTGCTTCTTGTGTTAGCTAGCTTAGGAGTCACCAGAGACAGGCCGGTTCTGTTGCAGCCCATCCTTCCTTTTATGGTATAGGAGCAGCATCTCtcctacatgcacacacacatgcagagataaTGCCACACAAGAAATGCACATCTGCAGTGGTACAGTGCAGCTGATACAGTTTTTTTATTCAGAGCTGCTTTTATTCAACACTGCAGACATTGGAAATGTGGATGTATACATTAAATCCTATGGACCgtctccacccccaccccactctCTCAGTGccaaaatcacacacaaatgcaaacactCCCCTCCTTGCTTGGGGCCTTCCTCCTAGCTCTGGACTAAATGATATCATCGGTTGCCAGGGATACAAGGACACAGCGTGCAGAGAAAAGGGAGGGTGAGGCATAGGCAAAGCCATACACATAGCCTGAAagagaaagcaggaggctgGGATATTGGATATCAGGAGAGAAAGAGCCTTGTTGAAGCAAGTAGTGAAGATAGCAAAGGCTATAGGGCAGGGCcatgaggaggaaaagaagagaaaagaatcCTCCAAGCTTGTCAAAGGTTGCTGGCCTATGTTTCCTCTCTATCCCTTCCTACATCTCATTTCACTCTTTCTTTGTCTAGAGAGAGTCAGATTTGCAGCGTGCAGATGTTGTAGGAAGTAAGAGACAAGAATAGAAAGAAAGTGAATGGCAGTTAAACCTGTGGGCTGGAGGAGAGATCCTGGccttaaaacaataaaatcttcCTGTCTTGTACATCTGTGCACCAACTGGCCATGGTATTTCCTCAGTTCtactatgtgtgtctgtgtgtgtttttgccagCTAGCAGAGGGTGAGCATGTCTATTTAAAGAGATCTGAGACAGCACGGGTCTGCTGTATTTCTATTCCTGACTGACAGCTTCATCAAAATTGGACCAGAAAGTCTGTCTGCCCCTTTCCTCTTAGTACTCTTTGCAAGGTAAGATTAGTTACAGGggagcacacacattcacacatagtCTCTGAATAAGGTCTCGAATAAATGTCTGCATTGGACACTTACCATTTTGATTAACGTGGTGCTATGTTGCTATGCTATGTTGTGAGAAGGACCAGGGATGCAGGCTGTGCAGACAGTTGGCTATATGTGCACAAATATTTTGCAGTTTACGTATCAGGAACAAAACTGCTTAAGAGTAAAGCActtatttataaaactgcagttTAGTATAATACTTTGACATACTGCACTATTTGCATTCTGTCTTTAAGGTTATGTCAGTGTGAAAGAAAGAGTTTACCCAAAAGCAACGCTGTGACATCATTTGGCCTCCAAGCTAAGATCCAGATGTCTTGAATTAACCCTGCACACATGGGTTTAATACTTGAAGCACAGAGCCATTGTTGTATAGAGCTAAATGTAAGCTGCTGTTGACTGACAGACACCCCCTCCCCCCAACAGCTAATGCACATGAATGTTATAACAACAATGTATAACACAACAGGTAGGTAAGTCTCAAAATAATGAACATACCCGCACAAGGGCCCTAGTAAAGAAACTTTTAATGCTGCATTAATGATGGTAAAATGTGGTATCTAAAGCAGCATATTTCAGACATATCTGCTATACAGCTCCATGCAGCAACTGATGGCATACAGTGCTGTATTGTAAGCAGTATAACATCATATGCATAAAGTCCTGTTGTGTACCCCTGTTGCTCTAAAAATACATGAACGTGTGTCTAAAAAAGCCTAAAGCCACAGCAGAAAGAACTGTCTGGCTTCAGTTGCTCTAGCAACTGGTTGGAAATGGACTCTCATAGAGGCTCCTTACTTTTACTTTGCTcattcagcacacacagtaAGGTTAAGATAGCACAGCTGCAACAGCCTCACTACAAACAAGCCTGTGGAAAAAATGTGTAGTACCACTAGCGAAGTGGTAAAATGTTGCACAGTGGTTCTTCATACGTATGTATGTATAAATAACTGTGGGAGATGAATGCATATAGAAGTGCAAATTCTCACTAGTACAGTGCAATGCTAGTATGCAAGGTTAGAAATGCCAGTGTGTTAAATATGTAGAGACAAATAAGACAATTTGGTTTAGACAGGAAaaagctttatatatatatatatgtaaattaAAATTTTGCAGAAACACAACCCGCCACTACTGGTACAGGTATACAGTGATGGTTCAGTACATACTTGGATTTATAAATCATCTGAACAAGCCCCTGGATGAGACTGGGTGTGCATAATGGTCTCTTGAGCTGAGCCACATCTACCACCACTTCAGTCAGTAATTTATGAACTGATACTGTATCTTAAAAAGGAGAATGGGAGCAAACCTACATGAGTCCGCCATAATTTTCTGTTCTTAAGGGGAGGGATGCCATGGTCTTTGGTCTTTTTAAACTGCAGATGCCATTTTTTCTCTGGATGGCCACTGGCTGTGGTGTCTGCTGGGTAGCAGTGGTTAGAGAGAGGCAGAGTGCACAATGCAGCTCTGGCTGACTGATGATATGACTGCTGAACAGATACAGTGCAGCTGAAAATACAGCAGGAGGGATGAGGAATCTACtggagacacacaaagtgacagTGTGGTGATGATCAGTCATCCATACGAACAAGCTTATTTTATATTAATCCTCAACAAATGCAACCATTGTGTTGGCCTGTTTCTCTGTTTAACAGAATCTATcaccctgctgtgtgttttgtccaCAGATTGCTTTTTGCTCTCAGGTGTGAAGTGGAGGGCCTCCCAAACACAGATCAAGAGTGGTAAGCACAAAAACATTTGTACTTTGCACAAATGCAAACACTATACACATGTGCACCAGTCCAGGCTATTTTATTACTGTTCATAAAGGTGATTGGTGCATTAAAGGTTTACAGTAATTAGCTAATAAACCTATGGTACAGGGATGAAGCTAGGAAAGTTTACCTTTATAAATAATTGCAAATTTAAGCAACTGTATGATTTAGAGAGATAGATGTTGTTTCGATGAGTTGAGTTAATGCTAGCACTTTGTATGTTATTCCATTAATCAGCTTCTTCTGATTAGACAATGAATGTTGCGTATTCATCGTCTGTGTTCCAGGCTGCATGTATCACCCAGCAGAGCTCTATTCTGGCCGCAACACATGGGACTCCTATCCAGCTGGAGGACCTAACCGAGGACAATGGGCTCCTGCAAACAACCGCCCCTGGAGCCACACACAAaggtcagcagcacaacacacaaaatgatATACTCCTTCTGCCCTTTAACCTTTTCTTAGTCAAAAAGACAGTTTTCCATTAACAGAGGGCACACATATGATCTTGGATCATGCAGTGGATGTAGACTGTTCTGTGCTGTAGTATTTCTCATTCGGTGCTCATTGTGCTGATATAAACACATGCCATGAACGTCAGCCAAAACTCCCACTACAGCAACCTTCATTATCAAAGGGGAGATTGTTGGCTGCAACAGTTAAGAAAGCAGACATAAATACAGCACTGCTGCAAAGATTTTAAACTCAGTGGGAGCTGATAGTTGAACAACTTGAGACTTGGACTTCCTCAACGAGGTTcagtccagcaggtggcacctCAGCTTTTGTTGTCTGGTTGTTGATTGAAGATAAGCACCACTTTATGAGGGGGACTGATTAACTGAAACTCTGGTGAGAATATTAATGAAATGCTGttatttcagctgcagctgtgagaaTTAACCCATCTGCAGTTTAAACAAGCAGGACTGAATGAAACTGTAACATCTTCAGCTGACAGAAGCCCCAGTATAAATATTCAGTTGCAGCAGTTGAAGCACTGCTGAATTTAACTGCAACAGTTTGTCTTTGACTTTGGCTCAGAACCAACGACAAACAACTACAACCCTCATTGTGGGACATAAACACttttaaatactttattgaGCAAACGTGTCACAGTGAAATGTGTCTGATAACAACATTATTCCAACAAGGCTGATTTAGTCCAACTTCACTGTGCATGAGGAAAGTGAGGAAAACTAACAAACATATGTAATAATATTGCTGATATGCAGTTTCCTTAAGTTCTGCTGGGTCACTGATAACTCTCCTTCAGTGGCTGAAAGGATCCTTGCTGAAGATCACTTTGTAGCTTTATTGCTGCAGATGTGGATGTGTTTCTTATAAAAATGTCATAGATCATCAGAACTACTATTAAGCAAGTAACATGTCATTTATGAGTATACAATGTCACTTTTAGCAGTGAGGTATATTCTTCATTACGACATTTAGGGGGAAAAGGAGACATTTGAAAAGGGAAAAATTATGGCAGGTTCAGTCAATGAAGAAAATGAAGTTGGTTTGGTTTCGACACAACTTCCAGCCACTGGCAAATATCCCTGGATTTGCGATATTTCCGCATGAACTGTGCTGTACTCTTGGCCCAATATAGAGTTTTTGTGTATCTTCCATTCCAGCAGATGCCAAGGAGGGCGCAATCAATCACATAACCCACTCACTAGTCGTCTTTATAATAGGTGAGTAAAATAGTACATATTTACAGTTACAGTATTCATTGCAAATGTTGTTGAGCAACACCAAACACCTGATGCCATTATTAGAATGAACATTAATTTATTGTAATGTTTAATGTCATAACTGTGTTCCTTATTAGCAACCTGATACTTGTTTTTTAGGGGGGAAAGAACAGTCAGTCATGTTCAGGACAAGAATATCGCAATGGGGCATCGACAGCTGCTAAGAATTTGGGATGGTAAAGAGCAGCCGTTTGAGTCCCAGAACTGGCATCACAATTCCACACGCTCATTCCACAACCGAGCTGGCACTAACAGCGGTTATCCGACGGGACCAGGAGAGCGCTACACAGACTGGGACAACAGTGTCAGCAACTCTTTGGTGAGACTCGCTCATTTGGAACACTAATATTTTCAAAGGTCATTATATCATAATTAAATCTGAAAGTGTCTTAGCATTCTTagcatttgatgtttttaacataactctctcttctctctctctgttaagCATGGGGTTCCTCGCTTGCATCGCAACAACAGGGAACTCCAGTCCCCACCAGAAAGATGGGCCCCCTCAGACTGCCGCAGGAGCTTCCCAGGCAGGATGATAAACAACAGACCTGGACCCTGGAAGCGACCAGCCATTCACCAAAGGCGAGAGCAACTGCACCAGCACAGTCCACCCCCACAGCACCCTTTATCCTCCAGGGATGAGTGTCCAATCAAGAGAAGGAGGGACTCAGGCCCGGATCAGGTGATTATGTTCTGCAAACTTTGAATTTATCAATCTGTAAATgcgttttttttattgttgtgcaACAGCACCACCTATTGACAGGTGTAGTACGACTGATGGTCTCCTTTCTGTGTTCAGTCATCTCATCCTGGTTCAAGGCATTTACAATTAGTTGCCCATGCCCCATCACCACCTCGCCACCACCGCTGCAATCAAGAAGACTGGAAACATCTTAATGACAGGGCAGGTCCTTGCCACCACTCTGACCACAGGACCTCAACACCACAGCAACAGGTAGTGTAGGCTGTGTATTCAGTTAATTATGGTTTCtaaaaactgtcaaaaacaTCACTGCTTTTCCTTTATTGGACTTTGCAGGAAACCTCTAAACTGCGAGCTGGAGGACATGGCTTTAGTCATCTACCAAGCCCAAACCAGAGCTGCGGCAACAGGCTACCACATCATGGAAGCAGAGGGAAGGTGGACCGGAAAATCTCGTCTTCACCAGCAGACCACACCCGTGTGCCTTACAGCCACCAAAATCATCATTACCACCATCAGCGGCACACAGGCCACCCTAGAGCCCCACAGCACAATGTCCAGCTACGCGCTCTGGAGGAGAAGGATTCACGGAGCCATCACCACAAACCAAGCACAGTAAGAAATAAACTTTTATAATTTGAAGataagatttttttatgttattttttttattaaacattattatattatccCCTTAAAAAAAAGTCCAAAGAGATAAATCTTtaaatctgcaggaaactcaTCACAGAGGAACTTCAAGGGATCCGGTCCTCTCCAAGACACCTGCTGTAGAATCTCCCTCCTATCCATCTGTCCTCTGCAGTCCTAAAGATGGAGGTTGTACTTCCAGCAGTCCAGTTGCTCCTTCCAGTCCCTctttacacacagcagccagtgGCAGAAAAGATCCATCTATCAAACTCCATGAAAGCCCCAATGACTCCCTAAGACTTACCATTTCTCCCAAACTACACTCTGGTTCAAAATGCAGGTTTTCAGACATTAAACACAGAAAGACCTCACAGCCCCACTCATCACGACAGTCCCCTCATGGCAGGCCGAGAGCTGAGAAGGAGctagaagaaaacaaaaaatctgagtACATACAAAAAGATAAGCTggtgaaaaaagagagaaaaggtggAGTTCAAAAGACAAagtgtgaggacagaaaaaggcggaagaagaaagaggaaaaaaggttaggagaaaagaaagggaaaagAGATAAGACAGTTAAAAAGGACAGAAAATTAGGCTTGCAAACTAAAGTCACACAAATAGAAAAGTTTCCTTCCATTTCTACTTCTTCCAACTTAGAAGACGTCAAAACTACTTTTACCCCAAAAAGTCAAGGCCATTCACTACCAAAAAACAAGCACAGGAAGAGGAGTGAAAAAGGAGAGAGGACATCACAACAGATGTCATCAAAATCACACCACAAAATGCCCAAAAAGAACCACAACACCCCAAAACACCCTGTTAAGGCACCTCTCTCCAAAAACACCAGCCCTAAGAAGCCCACCATCAACCCATCCCAATCAAAAGACGGACCAAATACAAACGCTAATGACACACTCCATTCCCTCTTATTTAAAGCCTTAGCCCCTCTCAGTACAGCATGCTCTGTTAGCTTTGAACAGCCTGTCCATGGTAAAGAATGTGGGCAGGGTGGAGTTCTCAGTGCCCCAGACCTTCAGCCTGTGGCTGTGCTGGGAAATCTGAGAGAAATTGGAGACAATATTGCCAACACTCCTCCCGTTCTCAGCTGGCAGGGCTCCCCAGtatcagtgggagaggatgaggaggagctggaaaaGGGAGTGATAAGTAGACCTGTCCTTCAGCCCAGCCCTACTCAGTGCTTCTCACCTTCTGCTCTAGACAGTGAAAGTAATGATGACATTATTAAGAGACCTTGTGAAAGTACTCTGGGGGATTTTTCTCACAGTGGTGTGTCTGATCTCTGTGATCAACCGTGTACAACCAAACAAGTTgctgaggaagaaaaagaagaggaggaaacatcTGAGTCTCTTCTTCATGAGCTCCATCACCACAACACAGGTTTGGATGATGTCTTCAAGAGCCTGGCCACTTTCCTCGGAGGTCAGAGGGTAACGTGTCGAGGCGGTCCGTTCGGCAGGCCTCCTACTAGTGCCACAAAAGGGGTGAAGTACTCTTCTTCTCTTGCGTTAGGGCCAGACATCCAGTCAAATCAGGATTTCTCCCTCGAATCCCCCCCTGCAGCAACGTCTGAACCTGGTAATCAATCACCAACTCACACTACCTCAGACACACTTTTAAAATCCCCCAGTTTGACAGATGTGACTGAGCCTTTCACAGATTCTCCAGGGCAGGAAAAGCAGCAAGAAATTGAGAATGACAAAAAAGTGAAACACGAGGGCATGGAGACAGAGATCCTCCCAGAGAAAATGGAGTCATCTCTTTTGGATGAATCACTGAGTGCAGAGCTGAGACTGACCACAACACATACAACCTCTTACACCAGCCTCATTACTGTCTCTACAATGGAAGAGAGAGGAACTGAACACACAGgtacagacagaaagagaagacacAAGACAAAGGATGGGAGCGGAGAGGGAGAAATCAAGACTAAGATAAAGACAGAGGAAAGCAAAGTTGTGTGttctaaaaataaatcaaatacaTTAAAGGATTTGAAAGAGCGGGATGTTCCATCCTCTGTGCCAGTCATGTCCAGAAACTCACCCAGACCTCTCAAAGATAGTACGAAGGGCCAGATTCCTCAGGAAAATCAACCTCCACATGGCAAAGACATTGAGGCAGAAAAAATGGACGCTGatgtaaagacagaaaaagagaagcaAGAAGAGATCAATAAGCTAGAAAATAAGGCAACATCAGCAGCTGGAAATTCGGATACCAGCACCTCAAACTCAGAGTCAGCTCTAACAATCAGTGCATCCAGATCAGGGGCTCAAACACCAGCAAGTAAACCTCGCTGCTCATTAGCTCCAGTGGACCCTTTGAAACTGAAAGCATTGTCCATGGGCTTGTCAAAAGAGCTGAGGATCCTCTTGATTAAAATGGAGAGTGACGGAAGGCAAACATTCAACATAtcagagctggaggagcagagaat from Parambassis ranga chromosome 14, fParRan2.1, whole genome shotgun sequence encodes the following:
- the LOC114446584 gene encoding uncharacterized protein LOC114446584 — protein: MYHPAELYSGRNTWDSYPAGGPNRGQWAPANNRPWSHTQRCQGGRNQSHNPLTSRLYNRGERTVSHVQDKNIAMGHRQLLRIWDGKEQPFESQNWHHNSTRSFHNRAGTNSGYPTGPGERYTDWDNSVSNSLHGVPRLHRNNRELQSPPERWAPSDCRRSFPGRMINNRPGPWKRPAIHQRREQLHQHSPPPQHPLSSRDECPIKRRRDSGPDQSSHPGSRHLQLVAHAPSPPRHHRCNQEDWKHLNDRAGPCHHSDHRTSTPQQQETSKLRAGGHGFSHLPSPNQSCGNRLPHHGSRGKVDRKISSSPADHTRVPYSHQNHHYHHQRHTGHPRAPQHNVQLRALEEKDSRSHHHKPSTETHHRGTSRDPVLSKTPAVESPSYPSVLCSPKDGGCTSSSPVAPSSPSLHTAASGRKDPSIKLHESPNDSLRLTISPKLHSGSKCRFSDIKHRKTSQPHSSRQSPHGRPRAEKELEENKKSEYIQKDKLVKKERKGGVQKTKCEDRKRRKKKEEKRLGEKKGKRDKTVKKDRKLGLQTKVTQIEKFPSISTSSNLEDVKTTFTPKSQGHSLPKNKHRKRSEKGERTSQQMSSKSHHKMPKKNHNTPKHPVKAPLSKNTSPKKPTINPSQSKDGPNTNANDTLHSLLFKALAPLSTACSVSFEQPVHGKECGQGGVLSAPDLQPVAVLGNLREIGDNIANTPPVLSWQGSPVSVGEDEEELEKGVISRPVLQPSPTQCFSPSALDSESNDDIIKRPCESTLGDFSHSGVSDLCDQPCTTKQVAEEEKEEEETSESLLHELHHHNTGLDDVFKSLATFLGGQRVTCRGGPFGRPPTSATKGVKYSSSLALGPDIQSNQDFSLESPPAATSEPGNQSPTHTTSDTLLKSPSLTDVTEPFTDSPGQEKQQEIENDKKVKHEGMETEILPEKMESSLLDESLSAELRLTTTHTTSYTSLITVSTMEERGTEHTGTDRKRRHKTKDGSGEGEIKTKIKTEESKVVCSKNKSNTLKDLKERDVPSSVPVMSRNSPRPLKDSTKGQIPQENQPPHGKDIEAEKMDADVKTEKEKQEEINKLENKATSAAGNSDTSTSNSESALTISASRSGAQTPASKPRCSLAPVDPLKLKALSMGLSKELRILLIKMESDGRQTFNISELEEQRIPLSKISINNTATEVIRACKGIKIKGKFKESYLLPTLSVKPALSVETPIPREKLNPPTPSIYLESKRDAFSPVLLQFCTDPKNAVTVIRGLAGSLRLNLGLFSTKSLVEANSDHAVEVRTQVQQPADENWDLSGSSQTWPCESSRSHTTIAKYAQYQASSFQESLQEEKESENEEEEEQTSDPSPNIKASLTFANSKGHPVHSTSTTSPEQKIVGKVIKFGTNIDLSDPKRWKPQLQELLKLPAFMRVESNNNMLSQVGHTILGMNTVQLYMKVPGSRTPGHQENNNFSSVNINIGPGDCEWFAVHENYWEAINTFCEKHGVDYLTGSWWPVLEDLYSSNIPVYRFIQRPGDLVWINAGTVHWVQAVGWCNNIAWNVGPLNSYQYQLALERFEWNKVKKVKSIVPMIHVSWNVARTIKITDQDTFKMIKHCLLQSIKHIQILRDQLVAAGKKICYQSRVKDEPAYYCNECDVEVFNLLFVTSENSSKKTYVVHCEDCARAKTPSLAGVVVLEQYRIEELMRIFDSFVLTPSPFSK